Within Elizabethkingia sp. JS20170427COW, the genomic segment AGAATTAGGAGATTATGCCTTACTTCTTCTGAATACCAATGTAAAACATTCCTTAGCATCATCAGCATATAACAATAGGAGAGCAGCTTGCGAAAAGGCTGTAGAGATAATTAAAGCTCAGTATCCAGAAGTAACTTCTCTTAGAGATGTTACCTTCTCGATGTTGGATGAATTAATAAAAGAACAACATCCAGAAATTTATCCTAAAGCAAAATACGTAGTAGGTGAAAAACTAAGAGTTGAAGGAGTTTGCGAGGCATTGGAAGCTGGTGATTTGGCAAAAGTAGGAGCCCTGATGGTAGAAACTCACCAAGGCTTAAGCAAAGATTACGAAGTAAGCTGTAATGAATTAGATTTCTTAGTAGATTTTATCCAACCTATTCCCGAAGTTTTAGGAGCTCGTGTGATGGGTGGCGGATTTGGAGGTTGTACCATTAACCTTGTAAAAAAAGACTATATTGATACTTTGATAGAGCAGATAAAACCAGCTTATGAAAGAAAATTCCACTTGGAATTAACACCTATTAAAGTAAGTCCTGCAGAAGGAGCACGTATTTTATAATCCCAAAAAAGATGAATACAGTTTTTATCCCTCAAGTGGAAGATTTCCAAACCGAAATTAATGGTAAAAAAACGACCTTGCTAAGTTTGAAAAATAATGCAGGGATGGAAGTTTTTATTACCAATTACGGAGCTAGGATTGTAGGAATACTTGTTCCCGACAGACACGGAAATTTATTGGATGTTAATATAGGCCATGCAAGCATCCAAGAATATACCTGCCAGAAAGCTAATTATTATGGAGCAGTTATTGCAAGAAATTGTGGTAGAATTAGAGATGCTAAATTCACCCTTGATGGTAAAGAATTCTTAATGAAACCGAATAATGGAGCAACTTTCTTACATGGTGGCGAAAATGCCTTTCATACCCAAGTATATGAAATAGAAAGCCAAACTCCAACGTCTGTAATGCTGTCTTATTTTTCTAAAGATGGAGAAGAAGGATTTCCGGGTAATTTAACATTTAAAGTATATTATACCTTAACTGAAGAAAATGCTTTAGAGATAAAATTTGAGGCAGTAGCTGATCAAAAAACTCCATTTAATGTTACTCACCATGCATATTTTAATTTAGATGGCGAAGGCAATGGGGATATTCTTAACCAAGAGTTACAAGTTTTTACAGAGGAATATTTGCAGATAAAAGAAGATATCCTTCCTACAGGAGTTTTTGTACCAGTAGTGGACACTCCTTTTGATTTTAGAAATTCAAAAAAAA encodes:
- a CDS encoding aldose epimerase family protein translates to MNTVFIPQVEDFQTEINGKKTTLLSLKNNAGMEVFITNYGARIVGILVPDRHGNLLDVNIGHASIQEYTCQKANYYGAVIARNCGRIRDAKFTLDGKEFLMKPNNGATFLHGGENAFHTQVYEIESQTPTSVMLSYFSKDGEEGFPGNLTFKVYYTLTEENALEIKFEAVADQKTPFNVTHHAYFNLDGEGNGDILNQELQVFTEEYLQIKEDILPTGVFVPVVDTPFDFRNSKKIGKDIDAEDEQIQYGSGYDHTFVLSRVFDGKIRHAAKAKSEASGVVMDVYTDQPGVHLYTGNFMEEEFTLKNKEKDKRRAAFCLETQHLADALNKPNFPSIILSPKEKFTTTTIYKFSVE